Proteins from one Desulfonema limicola genomic window:
- a CDS encoding bifunctional sulfate adenylyltransferase/adenylylsulfate kinase, whose protein sequence is MNDFQLTAPFGGSLVDLVVDLDRAGLLKDIAANLTDITLNEKQMCDLEMLGTGSFSPLTGFMVQGDYESVLDRMRLQNNMIWPVPVCLDIPGLTAKNLEAGQSVALRDPEGFLLAVMHIEDIWKPDLRREALHIYKTEDTSHPNTDYLLNNTGDYYIGGKLEIISLPLRFDFQQLRMSPAEIRNMFIKLGWKKIVGFYTRNPVHRPQFEMTLRAMRQSGANILMLPTAGTSLENDFDHYTRIRCYREIIKKYPPDSLLLNLLPLDIRMAGPKGAVLHSIIAKNYGCTHFIVGHDHASPDPAKDDKSFYKKGEAVSLTQELSIEIGIEIIALQEMVYLPFEDEYRFADQVPENTQTISFSGFEIRNRIRSGRRVPGWASFPEVIKELKRACPPPKKQGLTVFFTGLSGAGKSTLAKILYSRFLELGDRPVTLLDGDIVRQNLSRELNFSKEHRDINVRRIGFVASEITKNRGIAICAPIAPYENTRSEIRSLIETYGGFVEVHVSTPIEECEKRDRKGMYAKARAGLIKGFTGIDDPYEIPGSPEIRIDTSALTPNEAVKEVMLFLGEKGYI, encoded by the coding sequence ATGAATGACTTTCAACTTACAGCCCCCTTTGGCGGTTCTCTTGTTGATCTTGTTGTTGACCTGGACAGGGCAGGGCTTCTTAAAGATATAGCAGCTAATTTAACAGATATTACATTAAATGAAAAACAAATGTGTGATCTTGAAATGCTTGGCACAGGTTCTTTTTCCCCTCTTACAGGTTTTATGGTTCAAGGAGATTATGAATCAGTTCTTGACAGGATGAGGCTGCAAAATAATATGATCTGGCCTGTTCCTGTCTGCCTTGATATTCCAGGTTTAACAGCCAAAAACCTTGAGGCTGGTCAGTCTGTTGCTCTCAGGGACCCTGAAGGATTTCTTCTTGCTGTGATGCATATTGAAGATATTTGGAAGCCAGACCTCAGACGTGAAGCCCTGCATATTTACAAAACAGAAGATACAAGTCATCCTAATACAGATTATCTTTTAAACAATACCGGTGATTATTATATAGGGGGAAAACTTGAGATTATCAGTCTTCCTCTCAGGTTTGATTTTCAGCAGTTAAGAATGTCTCCTGCTGAAATAAGAAATATGTTTATTAAACTTGGATGGAAAAAAATAGTTGGTTTTTATACAAGAAATCCAGTTCACAGGCCCCAGTTTGAAATGACTTTAAGAGCCATGCGTCAGTCAGGGGCAAATATACTTATGCTTCCCACAGCAGGCACCTCTCTTGAAAATGATTTTGACCATTATACCCGTATCCGCTGCTATCGGGAGATCATAAAAAAATATCCCCCTGATTCCCTGCTTCTCAATCTGCTGCCTTTAGATATCCGCATGGCAGGCCCAAAAGGGGCTGTACTTCATTCCATAATTGCAAAAAATTATGGATGTACTCATTTTATTGTAGGCCATGACCACGCATCACCTGATCCTGCAAAAGATGATAAATCTTTTTATAAAAAAGGCGAAGCTGTTTCTCTGACTCAAGAATTAAGCATAGAAATTGGCATAGAGATTATTGCATTACAGGAAATGGTTTATCTGCCTTTTGAAGATGAATACAGATTTGCAGACCAGGTGCCTGAAAATACCCAGACCATATCTTTTTCAGGCTTTGAAATAAGAAACCGTATCCGTTCAGGCAGGCGGGTCCCTGGCTGGGCAAGTTTTCCCGAGGTTATAAAGGAACTCAAGCGGGCATGTCCCCCTCCAAAAAAACAGGGACTGACTGTTTTTTTTACAGGGCTTTCAGGAGCAGGAAAATCAACCCTTGCAAAAATATTATATTCAAGATTTCTTGAGCTGGGAGACCGGCCTGTAACCCTGCTGGACGGAGATATTGTCCGCCAGAACCTGTCTAGAGAACTTAATTTTTCCAAAGAACACAGAGATATAAATGTTCGGCGCATAGGCTTTGTTGCAAGTGAAATTACAAAAAACAGGGGGATTGCCATATGCGCGCCTATTGCACCTTATGAAAATACACGGTCTGAGATACGCAGTCTTATTGAGACCTACGGGGGATTTGTAGAGGTTCATGTTTCCACCCCTATTGAAGAATGTGAAAAAAGAGACAGAAAAGGCATGTATGCAAAAGCCCGGGCCGGACTTATAAAAGGATTTACAGGAATAGATGATCCATATGAAATACCAGGGTCTCCTGAAATAAGAATTGATACTTCAGCCCTTACTCCCAATGAAGCAGTTAAGGAAGTAATGCTGTTTTTAGGAGAAAAAGGTTATATTTAG
- a CDS encoding FeoA family protein has translation MERLCLRQMLVNQSGVIKSVKAEGELGRRIRDMGLVPNTEVTIVGRAPLKDPVALRLRDFTLSLRNNEADFITVEVPGV, from the coding sequence ATGGAAAGATTATGCTTGCGTCAGATGCTTGTCAACCAGAGCGGAGTTATTAAATCTGTTAAAGCTGAGGGTGAACTTGGCCGGAGAATCCGTGATATGGGGTTAGTTCCCAATACTGAAGTAACAATTGTGGGCAGAGCGCCATTAAAAGACCCTGTTGCTTTAAGACTCAGGGATTTTACCCTGTCTTTGCGCAATAATGAAGCTGACTTTATAACAGTTGAGGTGCCTGGAGTTTAA